A single region of the Grus americana isolate bGruAme1 chromosome 3, bGruAme1.mat, whole genome shotgun sequence genome encodes:
- the CHGB gene encoding secretogranin-1 isoform X2: MVTQCIVEVLSNALSKPNAPLINPECKEILKKSGRKGRERTENKQLEVRHLKDPAEIEKHHTGSVEKQQSQAEEESKKYMKGSDKNKLAQEEGKSKEEENGHHTPIQEERLHTEEKKHYQEIRKDEEKSFHSEEESKESKHHDEDGEHAILNKKSHSGGMSTEEFPDGNDQRPMDHWHLAEGMQSPYKRTHEGEEGEAEQKGSEKYHESKERDFSHQQEHEESDESEETEDEKQPYKPKRYHGKHRIGDSSEEKRGHGGKKMELAVESNTEEAHLWDKRNHHQKHHEESEQQREEKSGNHGRHGSEEVEEKRRADQGSEEYRERWQQSEESSEEENKRHRHSEESNKKWREERRHHSEGSTYRGDGSEEELGRYLSGGSKEKQHRARGRYRLWDNEGSEKAYAQERKEQARRHFSTEDSVEQQRYPGNSEEEKVEKKHHSSDQMENEEENMEEGRYAEREEYRSHLPADNEKRTTASYSPFYPLLQWKSQHFEKRDSAGEQLLESKEESRPTLNEKSLFPEYSDYDWWEKKQILSTLNHGHTEKRNLDKMNRYDMKRQYKMDQLAQLLNYRKKSAEFPELYNSGEEVKKRHIIRNDRGRLRQRPLTEEEEKELENLATMDLELQKIAEKFNDNRRG, translated from the exons GTGGtagaaaaggcagagagagaactgaaaacaaacaacttgAAGTGAGGCATTTGAAAGACCCAGCAGAGATTGAAAAACATCATACTGGGAGTGTGGAGAAACAACAGAGTCAGGCAGAAGAGGAATCTAAAAAGTACATGAAAGGAAGTGATAAGAATAAACTTGCTCAAGAGGAAGGtaaaagcaaggaagaggagAATGGACACCACACACCTATTCAAGAAGAGAGACttcatacagaagaaaagaaacactatCAGGAAATCAGAAAAGACGAGGAGAAAAGCTTCCAcagtgaagaagaaagcaaagagagcaAGCATCATGATGAAGACGGAGAGCATGCTATCCTCAACAAGAAGTCTCACTCTGGAGGCATGAGCACAGAGGAGTTCCCTGATGGGAATGATCAGCGCCCCATGGACCACTGGCATTTGGCGGAGGGAATGCAGAGCCCTTACAAAAGAACTCATGAAGGTGaagagggagaggcagagcaaaaaggaagtgaaaaatacCACGAGTCTAAGGAACGTGATTTCTCCCATCAGCAAGAGCATGAAGAATCTGATGAGAGTGAAGAAACAGAGGATGAAAAGCAACCCTACAAACCCAAACGTTATCATGGGAAGCATAGAATAGGTGACTCCTCTGAAGAGAAGAGGGGCCATGGTGGCAAGAAAATGGAACTAGCTGTGGAATCAAACACAGAGGAGGCCCATCTCTGGGACAAAAGGAACCACCATCAGAAACATCATGAAGAGTCTGAGCAGCAGCGTGAGGAGAAGAGTGGTAATCATGGGAGACATGGGTCTGAAGAGGTAGAGGAGAAGAGGCGTGCAGACCAGGGAAGTGAGGAGTACAGAGAAAGGTGGCAGCAGAGTGAAGAGAGCAGcgaagaagaaaacaagaggcATCGTCACAGTGaagaaagtaacaaaaaatgGCGTGAGGAGAGGAGACACCATTCTGAGGGAAGTACATACCGCGGAGATGGAAGTGAGGAAGAGCTGGGCAGGTATCTCAGTGGCGGCagcaaggagaagcagcatcGTGCTAGAGGGAGATACCGCTTGTGGGATAATGAAGGGTCAGAGAAAGCATATGCTCAAGAACGCAAAGAGCAGGCCAGAAGACACTTCAGCACTGAGGACAGTGTAGAGCAGCAGCGCTACCCTGGCAACAGTGAAGAGGAGAAAGTAGAAAAGAAGCATCACAGCAGTGATCAgatggaaaatgaagaggagaaTATGGAGGAGGGAAGATATGCTGAGAGGGAAGAGTACAGAAGCCATCTCCCTGCAGACAATGAGAAGAGAACCACGGCATCCTACAGCCCTTTCTACCCACTGCTGCAGTGGAAAAGCCAGCACTTTGAGAAGAGGGACAGTGCAGGAGAGCAGCTTCTGGagagcaaagaggaaagcaggcCCACTCTGAATGAGAAGAGTCTTTTCCCTGAATATAGTGACTATGACTggtgggagaaaaagcaaatcctAAGTACTCTGAACCACGGACACACCGAGAAGAGGAATCTTGACAAAATGAACAGATATGATATGAAAAGGCAATACAAGATGGATCAACTCGCACAACTCCTGAATTACAGGAAGAAATCAGCTGAATTCCCCGAGTTGTACAATTctggagaagaggtgaaaaaacGTCACATAATCAGGAATGACAGAGGACGTCTGAGACAGAGGCCTCTGACGGAAGAGGAG gaaaaagaactggaaaaccTGGCCACTATGGATTTGGAGCTGCAGAAAATAGCTGAGAAGTTTAATGATAACAGGAGGGGCTAA
- the CHGB gene encoding secretogranin-1 isoform X1, whose product MGLLALLGLLGAAALAGVSTVPVEKDHIEEMVTQCIVEVLSNALSKPNAPLINPECKEILKKSGRKGRERTENKQLEVRHLKDPAEIEKHHTGSVEKQQSQAEEESKKYMKGSDKNKLAQEEGKSKEEENGHHTPIQEERLHTEEKKHYQEIRKDEEKSFHSEEESKESKHHDEDGEHAILNKKSHSGGMSTEEFPDGNDQRPMDHWHLAEGMQSPYKRTHEGEEGEAEQKGSEKYHESKERDFSHQQEHEESDESEETEDEKQPYKPKRYHGKHRIGDSSEEKRGHGGKKMELAVESNTEEAHLWDKRNHHQKHHEESEQQREEKSGNHGRHGSEEVEEKRRADQGSEEYRERWQQSEESSEEENKRHRHSEESNKKWREERRHHSEGSTYRGDGSEEELGRYLSGGSKEKQHRARGRYRLWDNEGSEKAYAQERKEQARRHFSTEDSVEQQRYPGNSEEEKVEKKHHSSDQMENEEENMEEGRYAEREEYRSHLPADNEKRTTASYSPFYPLLQWKSQHFEKRDSAGEQLLESKEESRPTLNEKSLFPEYSDYDWWEKKQILSTLNHGHTEKRNLDKMNRYDMKRQYKMDQLAQLLNYRKKSAEFPELYNSGEEVKKRHIIRNDRGRLRQRPLTEEEEKELENLATMDLELQKIAEKFNDNRRG is encoded by the exons GTGGtagaaaaggcagagagagaactgaaaacaaacaacttgAAGTGAGGCATTTGAAAGACCCAGCAGAGATTGAAAAACATCATACTGGGAGTGTGGAGAAACAACAGAGTCAGGCAGAAGAGGAATCTAAAAAGTACATGAAAGGAAGTGATAAGAATAAACTTGCTCAAGAGGAAGGtaaaagcaaggaagaggagAATGGACACCACACACCTATTCAAGAAGAGAGACttcatacagaagaaaagaaacactatCAGGAAATCAGAAAAGACGAGGAGAAAAGCTTCCAcagtgaagaagaaagcaaagagagcaAGCATCATGATGAAGACGGAGAGCATGCTATCCTCAACAAGAAGTCTCACTCTGGAGGCATGAGCACAGAGGAGTTCCCTGATGGGAATGATCAGCGCCCCATGGACCACTGGCATTTGGCGGAGGGAATGCAGAGCCCTTACAAAAGAACTCATGAAGGTGaagagggagaggcagagcaaaaaggaagtgaaaaatacCACGAGTCTAAGGAACGTGATTTCTCCCATCAGCAAGAGCATGAAGAATCTGATGAGAGTGAAGAAACAGAGGATGAAAAGCAACCCTACAAACCCAAACGTTATCATGGGAAGCATAGAATAGGTGACTCCTCTGAAGAGAAGAGGGGCCATGGTGGCAAGAAAATGGAACTAGCTGTGGAATCAAACACAGAGGAGGCCCATCTCTGGGACAAAAGGAACCACCATCAGAAACATCATGAAGAGTCTGAGCAGCAGCGTGAGGAGAAGAGTGGTAATCATGGGAGACATGGGTCTGAAGAGGTAGAGGAGAAGAGGCGTGCAGACCAGGGAAGTGAGGAGTACAGAGAAAGGTGGCAGCAGAGTGAAGAGAGCAGcgaagaagaaaacaagaggcATCGTCACAGTGaagaaagtaacaaaaaatgGCGTGAGGAGAGGAGACACCATTCTGAGGGAAGTACATACCGCGGAGATGGAAGTGAGGAAGAGCTGGGCAGGTATCTCAGTGGCGGCagcaaggagaagcagcatcGTGCTAGAGGGAGATACCGCTTGTGGGATAATGAAGGGTCAGAGAAAGCATATGCTCAAGAACGCAAAGAGCAGGCCAGAAGACACTTCAGCACTGAGGACAGTGTAGAGCAGCAGCGCTACCCTGGCAACAGTGAAGAGGAGAAAGTAGAAAAGAAGCATCACAGCAGTGATCAgatggaaaatgaagaggagaaTATGGAGGAGGGAAGATATGCTGAGAGGGAAGAGTACAGAAGCCATCTCCCTGCAGACAATGAGAAGAGAACCACGGCATCCTACAGCCCTTTCTACCCACTGCTGCAGTGGAAAAGCCAGCACTTTGAGAAGAGGGACAGTGCAGGAGAGCAGCTTCTGGagagcaaagaggaaagcaggcCCACTCTGAATGAGAAGAGTCTTTTCCCTGAATATAGTGACTATGACTggtgggagaaaaagcaaatcctAAGTACTCTGAACCACGGACACACCGAGAAGAGGAATCTTGACAAAATGAACAGATATGATATGAAAAGGCAATACAAGATGGATCAACTCGCACAACTCCTGAATTACAGGAAGAAATCAGCTGAATTCCCCGAGTTGTACAATTctggagaagaggtgaaaaaacGTCACATAATCAGGAATGACAGAGGACGTCTGAGACAGAGGCCTCTGACGGAAGAGGAG gaaaaagaactggaaaaccTGGCCACTATGGATTTGGAGCTGCAGAAAATAGCTGAGAAGTTTAATGATAACAGGAGGGGCTAA
- the TRMT6 gene encoding tRNA (adenine(58)-N(1))-methyltransferase non-catalytic subunit TRM6 isoform X3, which produces MEDGSRLGPRICEGDCAVLKRDDVFKAVPVLRRRKIIFEKQWFYLDNAIGHIYGTTFEVTSGGNLQPKQEVEETATETKEAGTDNRNIVDDGKSQKLTHDDIKALKDKGIKGQEIVQQLIENSTTFRDKTEFAQDKYIKKKKKKYEAVITIVKPSTRILSTMYYAREPGKINHLRYDTLAQMLTLGNIRAGNKMIVMETCAGLVLGAVMERMGGYGSIIQMYPGGGPVRAATSCFGFPKLFFDNLHEFPLSKVDSLLSGTFSTETLPSEPEDNVLVEEESNGLTDEKQTALQEGEEESTTEAAMEINQIEEQETTDINAEDVEFKENKEKENVREKQRKQWERRKKLIETAALLREKNADG; this is translated from the exons atggaggaCGGCTCGAGGCTGGGCCCGCGCATTTGTGAGGGCGATTGCGCCGTCCTGAAGCGGGACGATGTCTTCAAAGCGGTACCCGTGCTACGGCGGAG aaaaattatttttgagaagCAGTGGTTCTATCTGGATAATGCCATTGGGCATATTTATGGAACTACATTTGAAGTAACCAGTGGTGGGAACCTCCAGCCAAAGCAAGAAGTGGAAGAGACTGCCACAG aaacaaaagaagcagGTACAGATAATCGTAACATAGTTGACGATGGAAAGTCTCAAAAACTGACTCATGATGACATAAAGGCTTTGAAGGACAAGGGTATTAAAGGACAG GAAATAGTTCAGCAGTTAATAGAGAACAGTACAACATTCAGAGACAAAACAGAATTTGCTCAAGATAAATacataaagaagaagaaaaaaaa ATACGAGGCAGTTATTACAATTGTGAAACCTTCCACTCGCATTCTTTCAACAATGTATTATGCAAGGGAACCTGGAAAAATTAA CCACTTGCGATACGACACCCTAGCTCAGATGTTGACTTTAGGAAACATCCGTGCTGGCAACAAGATGATTGTAATGGAAACATGCGCAGGCCTTGTGCTGGGTGCAGTGATGGAACGGATGGGAG GCTATGGATCCATTATTCAGATGTATCCAGGAGGGGGACCTGTTAGAGCTGCTACCAGTTGTTTTGgatttccaaagcttttttttgatAATCTTCATGAATTTCCTCTCAGCAAAGTGGATAGTCTCCTCTCTGGGACATTCTCTACAGAGACTCTGCCTTCAGAACCTGAGGATAACGTGCTAGTGGAAGAAGAGAGCAATGgattgactgatgagaagcagACTGCCCtacaggaaggagaagaggaatcTACTACTGAAGCAGCTATGGAGATCAACCAAATAGAAGAACAAGAAACAACGGACATTAATGCGGAAGATGTAGAAtttaaagagaacaaagaaaaagaaaat GTTcgggaaaagcaaagaaaacaatgggagagaaggaagaagctaATAGAAACTGCTGCTTTGTTGAGAGAGAAGAATGCTGATGGGTGA
- the TRMT6 gene encoding tRNA (adenine(58)-N(1))-methyltransferase non-catalytic subunit TRM6 isoform X1, whose translation MEDGSRLGPRICEGDCAVLKRDDVFKAVPVLRRRKIIFEKQWFYLDNAIGHIYGTTFEVTSGGNLQPKQEVEETATETKEAGTDNRNIVDDGKSQKLTHDDIKALKDKGIKGQEIVQQLIENSTTFRDKTEFAQDKYIKKKKKKYEAVITIVKPSTRILSTMYYAREPGKINHLRYDTLAQMLTLGNIRAGNKMIVMETCAGLVLGAVMERMGGYGSIIQMYPGGGPVRAATSCFGFPKLFFDNLHEFPLSKVDSLLSGTFSTETLPSEPEDNVLVEEESNGLTDEKQTALQEGEEESTTEAAMEINQIEEQETTDINAEDVEFKENKEKENVREKQRKQWERRKKLIETAALLREKNADGLIVASKFHPSPLLLTLLEFVAPSRPFVVYCQYKEPLLECYTKLRERGGVINLKLSETWLRNYQVRITVSACQNCMNAGGQKTL comes from the exons atggaggaCGGCTCGAGGCTGGGCCCGCGCATTTGTGAGGGCGATTGCGCCGTCCTGAAGCGGGACGATGTCTTCAAAGCGGTACCCGTGCTACGGCGGAG aaaaattatttttgagaagCAGTGGTTCTATCTGGATAATGCCATTGGGCATATTTATGGAACTACATTTGAAGTAACCAGTGGTGGGAACCTCCAGCCAAAGCAAGAAGTGGAAGAGACTGCCACAG aaacaaaagaagcagGTACAGATAATCGTAACATAGTTGACGATGGAAAGTCTCAAAAACTGACTCATGATGACATAAAGGCTTTGAAGGACAAGGGTATTAAAGGACAG GAAATAGTTCAGCAGTTAATAGAGAACAGTACAACATTCAGAGACAAAACAGAATTTGCTCAAGATAAATacataaagaagaagaaaaaaaa ATACGAGGCAGTTATTACAATTGTGAAACCTTCCACTCGCATTCTTTCAACAATGTATTATGCAAGGGAACCTGGAAAAATTAA CCACTTGCGATACGACACCCTAGCTCAGATGTTGACTTTAGGAAACATCCGTGCTGGCAACAAGATGATTGTAATGGAAACATGCGCAGGCCTTGTGCTGGGTGCAGTGATGGAACGGATGGGAG GCTATGGATCCATTATTCAGATGTATCCAGGAGGGGGACCTGTTAGAGCTGCTACCAGTTGTTTTGgatttccaaagcttttttttgatAATCTTCATGAATTTCCTCTCAGCAAAGTGGATAGTCTCCTCTCTGGGACATTCTCTACAGAGACTCTGCCTTCAGAACCTGAGGATAACGTGCTAGTGGAAGAAGAGAGCAATGgattgactgatgagaagcagACTGCCCtacaggaaggagaagaggaatcTACTACTGAAGCAGCTATGGAGATCAACCAAATAGAAGAACAAGAAACAACGGACATTAATGCGGAAGATGTAGAAtttaaagagaacaaagaaaaagaaaat GTTcgggaaaagcaaagaaaacaatgggagagaaggaagaagctaATAGAAACTGCTGCTTTGTTGAGAGAGAAGAATGCTGATGG cttaATTGTAGCCAGCAAGTTTCATCCCAGTCCTTTATTACTTACTTTACTGGAATTTGTTGCTCCTTCAAGGCCTTTTGTTGTCTACTGCCAGTATAAAGAG ccattatTAGAATGTTACACAAAGCTGAGGGAAAGAGGTGGTGTTATTAACCTAAAGCTGTCTGAAACCTGGCTACGAAACTACCAGGTAAGGATTACAGTAAGTGCCTGTCAAAACTGCATGAACGCTGGGGGGCAAAAGACTCTCTGA
- the TRMT6 gene encoding tRNA (adenine(58)-N(1))-methyltransferase non-catalytic subunit TRM6 isoform X2 codes for MEDGSRLGPRICEGDCAVLKRDDVFKAVPVLRRRKIIFEKQWFYLDNAIGHIYGTTFEVTSGGNLQPKQEVEETATETKEAGTDNRNIVDDGKSQKLTHDDIKALKDKGIKGQEIVQQLIENSTTFRDKTEFAQDKYIKKKKKKYEAVITIVKPSTRILSTMYYAREPGKINHLRYDTLAQMLTLGNIRAGNKMIVMETCAGLVLGAVMERMGGYGSIIQMYPGGGPVRAATSCFGFPKLFFDNLHEFPLSKVDSLLSGTFSTETLPSEPEDNVLVEEESNGLTDEKQTALQEGEEESTTEAAMEINQIEEQETTDINAEDVEFKENKEKENVREKQRKQWERRKKLIETAALLREKNADGLIVASKFHPSPLLLTLLEFVAPSRPFVVYCQYKEPLLECYTKLRERGGVINLKLSETWLRNYQSRN; via the exons atggaggaCGGCTCGAGGCTGGGCCCGCGCATTTGTGAGGGCGATTGCGCCGTCCTGAAGCGGGACGATGTCTTCAAAGCGGTACCCGTGCTACGGCGGAG aaaaattatttttgagaagCAGTGGTTCTATCTGGATAATGCCATTGGGCATATTTATGGAACTACATTTGAAGTAACCAGTGGTGGGAACCTCCAGCCAAAGCAAGAAGTGGAAGAGACTGCCACAG aaacaaaagaagcagGTACAGATAATCGTAACATAGTTGACGATGGAAAGTCTCAAAAACTGACTCATGATGACATAAAGGCTTTGAAGGACAAGGGTATTAAAGGACAG GAAATAGTTCAGCAGTTAATAGAGAACAGTACAACATTCAGAGACAAAACAGAATTTGCTCAAGATAAATacataaagaagaagaaaaaaaa ATACGAGGCAGTTATTACAATTGTGAAACCTTCCACTCGCATTCTTTCAACAATGTATTATGCAAGGGAACCTGGAAAAATTAA CCACTTGCGATACGACACCCTAGCTCAGATGTTGACTTTAGGAAACATCCGTGCTGGCAACAAGATGATTGTAATGGAAACATGCGCAGGCCTTGTGCTGGGTGCAGTGATGGAACGGATGGGAG GCTATGGATCCATTATTCAGATGTATCCAGGAGGGGGACCTGTTAGAGCTGCTACCAGTTGTTTTGgatttccaaagcttttttttgatAATCTTCATGAATTTCCTCTCAGCAAAGTGGATAGTCTCCTCTCTGGGACATTCTCTACAGAGACTCTGCCTTCAGAACCTGAGGATAACGTGCTAGTGGAAGAAGAGAGCAATGgattgactgatgagaagcagACTGCCCtacaggaaggagaagaggaatcTACTACTGAAGCAGCTATGGAGATCAACCAAATAGAAGAACAAGAAACAACGGACATTAATGCGGAAGATGTAGAAtttaaagagaacaaagaaaaagaaaat GTTcgggaaaagcaaagaaaacaatgggagagaaggaagaagctaATAGAAACTGCTGCTTTGTTGAGAGAGAAGAATGCTGATGG cttaATTGTAGCCAGCAAGTTTCATCCCAGTCCTTTATTACTTACTTTACTGGAATTTGTTGCTCCTTCAAGGCCTTTTGTTGTCTACTGCCAGTATAAAGAG ccattatTAGAATGTTACACAAAGCTGAGGGAAAGAGGTGGTGTTATTAACCTAAAGCTGTCTGAAACCTGGCTACGAAACTACCAG TCTAGGAACTGA
- the TRMT6 gene encoding tRNA (adenine(58)-N(1))-methyltransferase non-catalytic subunit TRM6 isoform X4, producing MYYAREPGKINHLRYDTLAQMLTLGNIRAGNKMIVMETCAGLVLGAVMERMGGYGSIIQMYPGGGPVRAATSCFGFPKLFFDNLHEFPLSKVDSLLSGTFSTETLPSEPEDNVLVEEESNGLTDEKQTALQEGEEESTTEAAMEINQIEEQETTDINAEDVEFKENKEKENVREKQRKQWERRKKLIETAALLREKNADGLIVASKFHPSPLLLTLLEFVAPSRPFVVYCQYKEPLLECYTKLRERGGVINLKLSETWLRNYQVLPDRSHPKLTMSGGGGYLLSGITVVLDKGKSDSSHSQALKMEEPSCKRCKVQDLHC from the exons ATGTATTATGCAAGGGAACCTGGAAAAATTAA CCACTTGCGATACGACACCCTAGCTCAGATGTTGACTTTAGGAAACATCCGTGCTGGCAACAAGATGATTGTAATGGAAACATGCGCAGGCCTTGTGCTGGGTGCAGTGATGGAACGGATGGGAG GCTATGGATCCATTATTCAGATGTATCCAGGAGGGGGACCTGTTAGAGCTGCTACCAGTTGTTTTGgatttccaaagcttttttttgatAATCTTCATGAATTTCCTCTCAGCAAAGTGGATAGTCTCCTCTCTGGGACATTCTCTACAGAGACTCTGCCTTCAGAACCTGAGGATAACGTGCTAGTGGAAGAAGAGAGCAATGgattgactgatgagaagcagACTGCCCtacaggaaggagaagaggaatcTACTACTGAAGCAGCTATGGAGATCAACCAAATAGAAGAACAAGAAACAACGGACATTAATGCGGAAGATGTAGAAtttaaagagaacaaagaaaaagaaaat GTTcgggaaaagcaaagaaaacaatgggagagaaggaagaagctaATAGAAACTGCTGCTTTGTTGAGAGAGAAGAATGCTGATGG cttaATTGTAGCCAGCAAGTTTCATCCCAGTCCTTTATTACTTACTTTACTGGAATTTGTTGCTCCTTCAAGGCCTTTTGTTGTCTACTGCCAGTATAAAGAG ccattatTAGAATGTTACACAAAGCTGAGGGAAAGAGGTGGTGTTATTAACCTAAAGCTGTCTGAAACCTGGCTACGAAACTACCAG gtcttaCCAGATCGAAGCCATCCAAAACTGACAATGAGTGGAGGTGGAGGGTACCTTCTATCTGGTATAACTGTTGTCTTGGATAAGGGCAAATCTGATTCCAGTCACTCGCAAGCACTGAAGATGGAAGAGCCATCATGTAAAAGATGCAAAGTTCAAGACCTTCATTGTTAA